A window of Ictidomys tridecemlineatus isolate mIctTri1 chromosome 15, mIctTri1.hap1, whole genome shotgun sequence contains these coding sequences:
- the Dkkl1 gene encoding dickkopf-like protein 1, with the protein MWHPLILLLLRSALAPLSSAAPIRETDSQEISSGFLGLQSLLQGFSRLFQKDDLLRGLDSFFSAPMDFRVLPRNFHQEENQERHLGNNTLSSHLQIDKVTDNKTGEVLISEKVVASIEPEGSLEGDWKVPKMEEKEALVPLQKFMDSFHPEPHPRVSFWIMKLPRRRSHQDAQEGHWLSEKRHRLQAIRDGLREGSHEEVLEDGTQGSSHSKLPARKTHFLYILRPPQQL; encoded by the exons ATGTGGCATCCGCTGATTCTGCTGCTGCTCCGGTCCGCCCTGGCGCCCCTCTCCTCTGCGGCCCCAATCCGCGAAACTGACTCCCAGGAGATATCCTCGGGTTTTCTAGGCCTCCAGAGCCTACTCCAAGGCTTCAGTCGACTTTTCCAGAAA GATGACCTGCTACGGGGTCTGGACAGCTTCTTCTCTGCACCCATGGACTTCCGGGTCCTTCCCAGGAACTTCCACCAAGAAGAGAACCAGGAACGTCACCTAGGGAATAACACCCTCTCTAGTCACCTCCAGATCGATAAG GTAACTGACAATAAGACAGGAGAGGTGCTCATCTCCGAGAAGGTAGTGGCATCCATTGAACCCGAGGGGAGCCTGGAAGGTGACTGGAAG GTACCCAAGATGGAAGAGAAGGAAGCCCTGGTTCCCCTCCAGAAATTCATGGACAGCTTTCACCCAGAACCGCATCCCCGAGTATCCTTCTGGATCATGAAGCTGCCACGGAGGAGGTCCCACCAGGATGCCCAGGAGGGTCACTGGCTCAGTGAGAAGCGGCATCGCCTGCAGGCCATCCGGGACGGCCTCCGAGAAGGAAGCCATGAGGAAGTCCTGGAAGATGGGACCCAAGGCTCCTCCCACTCTAAGCTGCCTGCCCGCAAAACCCACTTCCTGTACATCCTCAGGCCCCCCCAGCAACTATAA